A window of Fusarium musae strain F31 chromosome 1, whole genome shotgun sequence genomic DNA:
ATGTCCTTTGCAGACAACACGAGTTGCCTGCGTATCCTGCCTGACGTTGACAAAACCATGACACTGGAATGTTGGATTCGGTCTGTTTCTCTTTGAAACAAAAGGTCTTCATCCGACTTCACGTGCTAAGTTTCATGCCACCTAGTATGATGACGTCCCTTTATCATCGTAAATCCCGAACCGAGGTACTGCCATGCCTTTGGTAGATATTTCGAACATATGTATGACAACACTTAGCGGCCTGTTTAATTTATGCAGAGAGTGAATCCGCTGATATAATGACCATGCCATGTGGTCAACGGCCCGGGCCTTTAGATGATTGCTCAACTCGGCCGAGAGAGCGGTCGGAGGATCAACAGGTACACCTAGTGGAGAACAGCCCCAGATTCCATCTCAATGgggggtttttttttttgataGGGAGGCTCCACTTCAAGCCGAGGCACAAGTGGCCCCTGAACCTTCTTTGATTTCAGCCGAGGTcagtcatccatccatccatttaCCAGTAATCAATTCTCCAGCTTACCATAATCATACGATAGACTCTCTTCGACATCATTCTACTAGCAACTGCTAGTGGGTTAGTATTTGCGTCACCTGAAGTTCCCTTGAGCCGCGTATCGACATCAATCGAATCACTATGCCCGTTCCCGAGTCTGAGTATCTCAGTCCCGTCTGGCGAGATGGGATCTTCAGTCAGTCTCAAGATGATCTAATCTATTCTTGGTAGAGATTTGCTGACATGTGAAACCATCTAGATGGCCGCGTTATCTTTGTGACTGGCGGTGCAGGAAGCATCTGCAGCATGCAGACGCGAGCATTAGTTCGCCTGGGTGCAAATGCATGCATCATAGGTCGAAGTGTCGAGAAGACAGAGCTTGCGGCCAGAGACATCGCGAGTGTAAGAGAGGGAGCCAAGGTGATAGGAATCGGTGGCTGTGATGTTCGAAAGGTACGACGCGTgtcgtttttttttttttacggCGGTAATGATGATACTGACTGTACGTAGATCGACAGTCttcaggctgctgctgagcgaTGCGTAAAAGAGCTTGGAGGGATCGACTTTGTCATGTAAGTCTCCGAATTGACCATACCCgcatataatatactaatgcATATCATAGCGCTGGTGCAGCTGGCAACTTTGTCGCTCCTATTGAAGGCCTCAGCTCCAATGCATTCAAGACGGTAATGGACATCGATGTCTTGGGAACATTCAACACAATCAAGGCGACAATGCCCCATCTCCTAAAGAGCTCAACCCCTCGGATCATCTACGTCTCTGCCACTTTCCATTACACCGGCATGCCTCTCCAGGCACACGTCTCTGCAGCCAAGGCGTCTATTGACTCACTCATGGCGTCCGTTGCCCTGGAGTATGGACCAAGAGGGGTGACAAGTAACGTAATTGCCCCAGGAGGTATCGAGGGCACTGAGGGTCTGGCCAGATTGGGGAGCGATGCGgaaattgagaagaagagatacgCCAAGGGTATCCCGCTGGGCCGCACTGGAACTGTACGGGATATCGCTGACGCGACAGTCTTTTTGTTCAGCGACGCTGGAAGCTATGTCAGCGGACAAGTCCTAGCTGTTGATGGTGCGGCATGGAGACGTCAGGGAGCCATCAGCGTGGGAACGGAGGCTGGCATGGAGTACCCGGATTATATTCTCAACGGAGAGTTCTCAAAGAACCTGCGAGATCCAAGAAAGAACGGAAAGGCTAAGTTGTAAGGATACGGGCTGTTGAACCACAAGGGCCAAACTCGGAGATTACCATTTGACGAGGTAGATATGGAGTATCATGAGGGAATAATATTGTTATACAAACGAAGCTACAATTTTGCAATATCAGATCAAGTGTTTGCTTGAATCAGTACATCTTATCAGCTGGACCTGAGCCCCCCCGGGCCGGGCAGTAGTGGATCGGAAGTGACGGAGATACTTGTTCTGGGATGATAGATAACATCCAATTGGGGATCAGCCTTGGCGTTGACATCTCCGGAAGTGGATGGTCTGATGGAGTCGATCTCGGTcttccatgatgatggtttgtTGAATATCTGACAAGAATAACTGCACTCCAAGCACGATAAAATGTTTCCTTCTTAACACCAGAATTGCCAGGTTcaagcctttttttattcACCTGCATGGCACATTGTATGCTTATTCCATACAGCAGTTACTTGACAAGGGAATACCCCGTGAACCCCATATTCTCCATTCCGAAAAAGAGCCCGAAACCCACGCGAGATACCACATGCCATTTCACGATTCGATCCATGAACGAAGAGCCGGATATCGTACGGCATAATCGACCCCGTTAAAGCCGCGACCCGGCCGATATCCAATAAAATTGCGTCCGATGGCCGTTGCAAGTCTCTCCCACTCTTGGGCAAAAGTGCCTGGAAGCTTACTCTGTAAGAAGAGGGACAGCCAATTGTGGCTGTCTAGGCgaggaaagaaagcttaGGAACTCGATCCCAATAACAAAAAGATTTGGGCAACTTAGTacaagtttaggataccttttactGAATTTATTTTAACACCCTATATTGAAGTCtaatgttttcttgctccccgagggCTGTTTATCAGGTTACAGAGACAGGTTGATAACTTGGTGTGGGCTTGCATTAGCGTCCGCTAGGGCAAGGTTAGTGAAGGAGGGGTTGTTTTTGAGCTCTCATGAGCTTGTCGATGCTCAATGACACGGGCTAATCGTGCAATTGACAGATGAGGCAGGGTGATATGATCTACATCCACTGACAATCATCAATTCCTCGGATATAGCCATCTCAATCTCTCGTTGTCTATAAACCCGACACTCTTAGCATAAAGAATTCGAAAAAAACAAGCTCAGTCTGCAAAATCATCATGATTATGGATGGTGTCAATAGT
This region includes:
- a CDS encoding hypothetical protein (EggNog:ENOG41), with translation MPVPESEYLSPVWRDGIFNGRVIFVTGGAGSICSMQTRALVRLGANACIIGRSVEKTELAARDIASVREGAKVIGIGGCDVRKIDSLQAAAERCVKELGGIDFVIAGAAGNFVAPIEGLSSNAFKTVMDIDVLGTFNTIKATMPHLLKSSTPRIIYVSATFHYTGMPLQAHVSAAKASIDSLMASVALEYGPRGVTSNVIAPGGIEGTEGLARLGSDAEIEKKRYAKGIPLGRTGTVRDIADATVFLFSDAGSYVSGQVLAVDGAAWRRQGAISVGTEAGMEYPDYILNGEFSKNLRDPRKNGKAKL